The sequence GTGTCGCTTTTTGTTCAAATGAAGGGGAAATATTGAATAAAATATAAATTTTGTGAAAGTTTTAAATTATTGCAGGAAAATAGTGGTTAAAAATCGTATTATAAGAATATAGATAGAATGTAGCGAATGTTTAGTCATAATTTTGAGGTGTATATAAAAAGGTGACTATAAAGGAGTAGGTGTTATGCCTAGCAAACAACTTGTTGACCTTGTAACAAGGTTAAAAAAGTCGGGAGTCCAGATTAGCTTTACAAAGCCACGGTCAAAAATGTCGTTGCATCTTTATAACGATATTGTACCATCTACAGATAAAAATGATTACTCATCACATGAAAAGACGAAGGAACGTACATTACTGGAGTATATATAGCTCAGGGGCAAGATGGAGGACATCATTGCCCTTTGTTTTTATGATCAGATTAAAATTATACTTACATAATTTTCTATTATTTGTCTATACTATTTAAAGATGAAAATAATTACTTCTCATTGTATTCCAAATCTCTAATGAAAATTGGGGGATAGTGGAACAGGAACATTGCTTTAATACGCATTATAAAAATATATAGGGGTGATTAACATATTTTTTAACAGAAAAAACCAAGAGGATAAGCTAGAAAATATTTTGGAGGATGTAGAGGTTTATTCTTGCAATGACACTGGATGTAACGGGTGGATGAGAAAGGATTTCGCATCAGAAGATTTAAAATGCCCATTATGTGGAGATGAAATGACAATTGAGATACGGGAACTACCAAAAATATAAACTACACTTTTACAGTGTAGTTTTATATTTTTAGTTCTTATTGTAAAAGATTAAAATTAAATTTAACAGAATATTCATATTTAAGGCGTTTACAATTGAAAAAATGATATATAATAAAGGTGTAGAAAAGAAACAAAGAAAAAAGCTCCAACCAAATACTTAACACTTTTGGAGGCTCAACCATATAGTGTTCGTTTCGTATAAGTAAGCGAAAACCTATATTACCTTCAATCTTAAGAGAAACATTGGGTAAGGTTGAACGAGGTGAGCTCAATAATTTAATATAAGGGAGGAATTCAACCGGGACATAGTGAAAAATTAAGCCTATAACGTTTGTAATATTAAGCAAAATACAATGTCACGAAAAAAAATTATTATAACAAAGAAAAGATCCTTTATAAGATCATTGCAAAAGTTATGACTGACTGAAACCATAAAAATTAAGTAACAAGTTTTGAAACGTTGAAAATCAAAAGGTTCAATAACAAGTAATTAATTGAAAGTTAGAAAGGATAACAGTCACAAATAATAATACACTTAAAAATTGTATAAGTAAGGTAAGTGTAAGGTTATAAAAATTAACTGACATTTGTGTATGCAAACAATGTTATGCGCAATACGCTTAATAAAATAACTCTTGAACCAAAAATCATTTTCACCATAATTAGTGAAAGGGTGTTTCACTAAGGAAAAATGATAGGAATTCTATTTAAGCCCATAACCAAGCAATTATCGAAAGGGAAAATCGATAATTATCTTTTAATAAAGAATTGCGAAACAAACACATATTAGCTGAATAGCTAAAGGAAAATGAGATTACTCATTGGAAATGAATGAATGTGTTCGCAATCAGCTGATGATGGTTGGGTCTCCAAAAGTGTTAATAATTTAAAAAGCTCTTATCCAAGGGGCTTTTTTATTTTGTTTTGATTCAGCTTCATTATTCAATAAACTCAACCTCTATATAGATACTTTATCGGGTTTAACGGCAGTAATCCCCACCTCTTGATTCTAAGAATAGTGAAAGAATATAGCGAATGTACATAAAAAGCCGTTAGTTGAACACAGACTATATACACCGGCGGCAACGTCTGCATGACCAGCATCCGGTGACCTAAGGCTTTCCATTACTAGGGATGAAAGAAAACCCCTTACTGATAGAAGGTTCACTTTATGTTAAAATCAATTTGGTTTTAAAAAATGTTTATTCATGTAAGTTTGATGCCTAGATGATGAGGAGATGAATGAGAAGCTTAATGGAAAGAGTAAAACCAATTTTGGATATGTTTAAAAGAAGTTGGAATAAATATAGTCCTCCCGTTAGTAACTGGTTACAAAAGGTGCTCGAAAAATTAAGACATTATTGGAAAAAGACCCATATTACACAAATTGTTATTTTAACAGGTTTAGTGTTCCTCCTGTCTGTAATTGTATTTTTTGCCTATACGGCTTCACAAGCAAATGTGCAATCATTGCAAGAAGGGTTGTCACAAACAACCATTATTCATGATAAAGACGGGGCTGAAGCGACAAAAGTAAATGTTAATCGAACAGAGGGAATCGATGTTAAACAATTGCCTGAACATGTGTCAAACGCTGTGATTGCTATAGAAGATCGTCGCTTCGCGGAACATAATGGATTTGACCTTATGGGCATTTCAAGAGCATTCTTCAAAAATTTTCTGGCCGGTAAAATTACAGGTGGAGGAAGCACCATCACCCAACAATTAGCTAAAAATGCCCTTCTTACCCATGAGCAAACCATTAGAAGAAAAGTGGAGGAGTTATTTTTAGCTGTTGAGATCGAAAAACACTACACAAAAGATGAAATATTGAGTATGTATTTAAACCAAGTTTACTTTGGCAGTGGGGCTTGGGGAATTGACCATGCTTCCATGAAATATTTTAACAAAGAGATTACCGAAGTTACGATTAGTGAAGCAGCCCTTTTGGCCGGCCTGCTGCAGTCACCATCTGCGCTAAATCCATACAAACATTATGAGAGGGCGATGAATCGAAGAAATGTTGTTCTTGGTACAATGAAGGAACTTAACATGATTTCTAACGAACAATATTCGCAAGCTGTAAATGAAAAAAATGTATTAGAAGATGGCGGGGAAAATCGTATTAAACGTGAATATCCTTATTATGTTGATGCGGTAATCGATGAGGCGATCTCACGTTACGGATTAACGCAAGAAGAGATCATGACACGTGGCTATCGAATCTATACAGAAATGGATCAAGATATTCAAGCATCATTAGAAAACGTCTATCAGAAAAGAGCGAACTTCCCAACTGGAAAAGGAAATGCTTTAGTCCAAAGCGGTGCAGTATTGCTTGACCCGCAAACAGGGGGTGTTCGAGCGTTAGTAGGTGGGCGTGGGGATTATGTGTTTAGAGGATATAACCGAGCCACCCATATTAAGGTACAACCTGGTTCAACGTTAAAGCCACTTGTCGTTTATACGCCAGCATTAGAGGAAGGGTATCAACCAACCTCCCTTCTAAAAGACGAGAAAATGGGGTTCGGGGATTATGCACCGACTAATGTTTCCGGCATCTATCAAGGTGAAGTCCCGATGTATAAAGCCTTAGAACAGTCGATTAATTTATCGGCCGTTTGGTTGCTTAATGAGATCGGTTTAGACAAAGGAATTTCCTCTTTAGAAAAGTTTGGAATTTCGATTGAAAAGGAAGACCGTTATTTAGGAATTGCATTAGGTGGGATGAGTAAAGGGGTTTCACCTTTACAATTAGCAGAAGCTTATTCCACATTTGCAAATAACGGTAAAAGGGAAGGTGCCCATTTAATCACAAGAATTGAAGGGCCAACAGGGAATGTAATGGCCGAACATAAAGCGAAAACGGTAAAGGTTACATCTAAGAAAGTAGCTAATCAGATGACTTCAATGCTACTTGGGGTAGTTGAAGAGGGAACAGGAAAAGCAGCGAACATCCCTGGTGTTCAATTAGCAGGAAAAACAGGTTCAACTCAATTACCTTATAATGATATTAAAGGGACGAAAGATCAGTGGTTTGTAGGATATACTCCTAATTTAGTTGGGGCAGTATGGCTTGGATATGATAAAACGGATCGAGACCATTACTTAGCTTCAAATAGTACGGAAACAGTCGTCCCATTATTTAGGACAATCATGGAGCAAGCCGTTCCATTTATTGAAAAAGAAGAGTTTCCAGTTCAATCCATCCAATCTACTATAAGGGAAGAAGAGGCAGAGAAAGAGAAGGAAAAAGAGAAAGAATCACTTAAGGATCAAACAGAGCGATTGAGAGAAAAAGTGTTAGAAGAATTCCCAAAATGGAAAGAAAGAATTGAGAAAGGTACAGGAGAGTTAGAGGATTTTGGGAAGAAATTGAAAGACAAATTAGAAGATATGGTCGAAACGCAACATTAAATTTACTTCATTCAGCAGAAGAACTTTACTTCTAAAGTTAAGGGATGAATGCAAGTAGCTCTGCGATTCAGTGATTGTTCACCCCCGTGCTGAATGAAGTTAAGCCTCCGGCGGATGTTACGGATTTTTTATCGAGCGAGCTCGATAAAAAAATCCGAACGCAAATTCGAGGGAGAATTTGATTAAATATCTTTAAAAATCTATATTTTGTGATAAAGTATTACTAATAGAATTTCATATTAGTCTGATATTTAGATAGGAGAAGAAGATCATGTCAAACGAAAAATTAACGATTACTAGAGCAACTACTCACAAACCTAAACCTGATTCTGAACACCTTGAATTTGGTAAAGTCTTTACAGATCATATGTTTGTGATGGATTATACAACAGTTCGAGGATGGCATGATGCGCAAATCATACCTTATCAACCATTGTCAATTGATCCTTCAGCCATGATTTTTCATTATGGACAAACTGTTTTTGAAGGTTTAAAAGCCTATTATACAGAAGAGGGTAAAATTCTTCTTTTTAGACCTGATAAAAATATGCAACGTTTAAACCAATCAAATGACCGTTTATGTATCCCAGAAATCGATGAAGCTTTAGCATTAGATGCATTGAAAGAGCTTATTAAAATAGATTATGAATGGGTACCTAAAGCAGAAGGAACTTCCCTTTATATTCGTCCATTTATTATTGCAACACAACCTTCGCTTGGTGTACATCCTTCTGAATCATATAAATTTATTATCATCATGTCACCAGTTGGTTCTTATTATAAGGAAGGAATTAAGCCGATTAAGATTGCAGTTGAAAGCAAGTATGTACGCGCAGTAGCGGGTGGAACTGGACAAGCAAAAACCGCTGGAAACTATGCTTCGAGTTTAAAAGCACAGGAAGTTGCTGATGCAGAAGGGTATTCTCAAGTACTTTGGTTAGATGGAGTAGAAAGAAAATATATTGAAGAAGTTGGAAGTATGAATATTTTCTTCAAAATCAATGGTGAAGTGATAACTCCTGCTTTAAACGGAAGTATTCTGCCAGGTATTACAAGAGACTCGATTTTACATGTATTAAAGCATTGGAATGTACCTGTTGTTGAACGTAAAATTTCAATGGAAGAAGTATTCCAAGCATATGAAGACGGGCTATTAGAAGAAGTATTCGGAACTGGAACGGCAGCCGTTATTTCTCCAGTAGGTGAACTATATTGGGATGATAAACATTTAAATATAAACAATGGCGAAATTGGGGATCTATCATTGAAGTTATATCATACATTAACTTCAATTCAACTTGGAAAAGAAGAAGATCCATTCGGTTGGACCGTCGAAGTGGAACAAGAGGTAACAAAAAATAAGTAAATAGATATACGAGCGAACGATAAGGGGAGAGGGATTTTAAATGATACAAGCCATATTTTTTGATCTTGATGACACATTGTTATGGGATCAAAGAAGTGTTAAGGAAGCTTTTACATCTACGTGTTTAATCGCTTCTGAAAAATATCAGATTGATCCAGAGAGATTAGAAGAATCGGTTCGTGAAGAGGCTAGAAAGCTTTATAGTAGTTATGAGACCTATCCATTTACTCAAATGATCGGGATCAACCCATTTGAAGGACTATGGGGAAATTTTTTAGATGATCATGATGAGTTTCGCAAAATGAAAGAGATCGTGCCACAATATCGTAAAGACGCATGGACAAATGGATTAAAAGCTTGTGGAATTGACGATAAGGAATATGGAGCGTTTTTAGCAGAGAAATTCCCCGAACAGAGGCGCAAGAAACCATTTGTATATGAAGATAGTTTTCAAGTGTTGGATGAATTAAAGGGCAACTATAAGTTATTGCTTTTAACAAATGGTTCACCCGATCTTCAAAATACGAAATTAACAATTACTCCAGAATTAGTCCCTTACTTTGATGAAATTGTGATTTCAGGTGCATTTGGAAGAGGGAAACCTGATGCCTCAATCTTTGAACATGCACTTTCACTATTTAATATTGAGAAAGAACATGTAATTATGGTCGGGGATAATTTAATGACGGATATACTAGGGGCAAAACGGGCAGGGATTAAGTCGGTTTGGATTAACCGTCATAACCAATCAACGAATGAAGTAGTTCCTGATTATGAAATTAGTAGCTTAAGTGAGCTATTAGATTTATTAAAGCAATTGTAAGAATATAGGTAACCCCAAAGTCTATTTGCAAACAAATAAAGAAAATGAGATGATCTTGTTACACTTCTATGTTAGGGGTTATGTTTATGAAATGTAAAATTAATCGTCATGCTGCAAAGGTTCTGCAGGAAATGGTTGCAAACGAAGGGGATACAGGAAAAAAATACTCCGTGTGTATATTACTCATATGCATGGGGATCATGCTCATTATGATCTTCGTTTTGATCTTCCAACAGAATTTGATGAAATTGTTAAAACAGACAAAGACATTGATATTCTTTTAGATACAAGAGAAGATTTTCTAGATGGAGTCTGGATTCAATACTATTATGTTCCTCAAGAGGGCTTTGTGATTACAAACCCAGTCAAGGATCGTGAAGGTCATGGTCATCATTAATAATAAAGTGAAACTACCATCAACGGGGGGCTTTCATCCCCCACTGATGGTTAGTCACGCAGAACCTGATTGATTTATCTAAGGGCTAAAGCCCAAAGATAAATCTTATTGCCCGTTAAGCCTGATAAAAGTCTCGGTATTTGCCGAGACTTTTATTATATTATAAATCTAGTAGACTAGAAAAATATTATGTAAACTAAGAGGACGAAAATATAAAAAGTTCTATAAAAATTAGAAAAAATGTGTGAAAATGGAAATAATAATGAATGAAGGAGATAACCAATGGGAAAAGGGTTAACAGGTAAACATGTAGTGCTAGGTGCAACACGAAAAACAGACGAAATGATCACATTGATTCAAAAACAGGGCGGTACAGCTATTGTTCGTTCATTACAAGGAACCGTTATTAAAGCAGGCAAAGAAATTGAACAGGGGATTGTAAATTTCGCTCAAAATGGTGCAGACTGGGTGATTTTAACCACTGGAATCGGGTTAGACACATTGCTCGATCAGGCCGATCAATTACAATTAAAAGAAACCTTTATTGAAAAATTAAAAATAGCAAAGGTGGCCTCAAGAGGTTACAAAACGGCTAACGCATTAAAACGATTGAGTATTAATGCTGTCATTTCTGATGATGATGGAACAACTCAAAGCTTGATCCGTCAAATGCAGGATATTGATTTATCTGGAAAAAGAGTGATTGTCCAGTTGCACGGAGAAAAAGCACCATCTCTTATTCATTTTTTAGAAACAAAGGGTGCAGAAATATCATTGTTACTGCCATACCAGCATATCGCCCCTGATCAAGAAACCCTTGAAACGCTTTGTAAAGAGATTTTAAATAAAGAAGTAGATGCTATATGCTTTACAACTGCGGTTCAAGTACATGGGTTATTTGAATATGTAAATGAGAAAGAAATTTTAGAGGACATTAAAAAGATCTTTAATGAGGGAAAAACGGTTGCGACAGCGGTTGGAAAAGTAACTGCCGCCGCATTAAAAGAAGAAGGCATAAATAGAATCGTTGTTCCAGCTCACGAGAGAATGGGGGCCATGATCATTGAATTAGCGAGATATTATGAAGAAAATTAAATGTTATAATAAATAAGCTGTAATATTTTGTATAATGATATAAATAGTGGTATGATTAAACGTGGTTTTATTTATAAAAAGGAGATGAATGAAATGGCTAAAAAAGGATACATATTAATGCAAAATGGAGACAAAATCGAATTTGAGCTATATCCAAATGAAGCACCTGGCACAGTAGCAAACTTTGAGAAACTCGTGAATGAAGGTTTTTATAATGGTTTAACTTTCCACCGTGTGATCCCAGGCTTCGTAAGTCAAGGCGGTTGCCCTCATGGAATTGGAACAGGTGGTCCAGGATATACAATTAAATGTGAAACAGAAGGCAATCCACATACACATGAAGTTGGATCATTATCAATGGCGCATGCAGGAAGAGATACAGGTGGAAGCCAATTCTTTATCGTACATGAGCCACAGCCACATCTAAATGGTGTACATACTGTTTTTGGAAAAGTAACTTCAGGAATGGATACTGTGCTAGCTATGAAAAATGGCGATGTAATGGAAAAAGTAGAAGTAATGGATGCTTAAAAAAGATTGAGGTGCTCGGCACCTTCCGATTTGGAAGGGATCGAGCACCTTTTTAAATTTTTACATATTTATAATTATACATTTTTATGATTAAATATTGACTTTTTATAAAAAACAAGTATGATTAAACCATTATAGAAAATCCGTAAAGTGGGGACGAGATATGGTTAAGATCAGAAGGGCAAAAATTTCCGATATAGACAGCCTATATGAATTAATTAATATTTATTCAAAAAAAGGAATTGTGTTACCAAGAACAAAAAAGTCTTTGAGTCAAAATATTTTTTCGATTTTTGTAGCGATCGTAGACAATGAGGTTGTAGGTACAGCAAGTTTGGCTATACTAGATACAGATTTGGCAGAAGTTCGTTCTCTTGTTGTTGATGAATCTAAGATGAAGTTGGGAATCGGTAAAATGCTTGTGGAAAAGATAAAGGAAGAAACAGATCGCATCGGAATTGAAAAATTGATTTCCTTAACCTATCAAGTAGATTTCTTTAAAAAATGTGGGTTTGAAGTGACTGTTAAGGATAAGATGCCGCAAAAAGTGTGGCAGGATTGTATTAATTGTCCAAAGTTGCACAACTGTGATGAAATAGCCATGATCTATTATGTTAAAAATAAAGTGTGTATCTAATAAATACTGTAATAGCAATAAAAAAGGTTTTAGGAAATTTAATCCTAAAACCTTTTTTATTATAATGCTTTTAATGTATCTGTTAGGACAGGTACAATTTGTTTTTTACGAGAAACTACACCTTTAAGGGTAGCAGTATGATTGTCTAATTCAATATTGAATGCTGATTCAACGGCATTTGTCATTTTACCAAGAGCTAAACTAATCGAATCATTTGTTAAAATATCTGTTACAACAAATAAGAACAAATCAAGGTTCTCTTTTGCAATTACCGCTTGGATAGCTTCTTCAATTTCCTTTTGACGTGAAAGGACATCATTTGTATCAACTGCATTTACTTGTGCAATTTTTACTTTATATTCGCCCATGTCAAAGCCTTTTGCATCAAGCGTAATCAATTGTTCTATCGTCTTATCACTTAAATCTGCACCCGCTTTTAGCATTTCTAGACCATAGCTTTCTGCATCAACTCCAGCAATCTCGGCTAATTCACGAGCAGCTGCTACATCTTGTTCTGTACATGTTGGGGATTTAAATAATAATGAATCAGAAATAATTGCCGAAAGCATTAAGCCAGCGATTTCTTTTCTTACTT is a genomic window of Niallia sp. XMNu-256 containing:
- a CDS encoding cold-inducible protein YdjO-related protein; translation: MINIFFNRKNQEDKLENILEDVEVYSCNDTGCNGWMRKDFASEDLKCPLCGDEMTIEIRELPKI
- a CDS encoding penicillin-binding protein 1A; protein product: MRSLMERVKPILDMFKRSWNKYSPPVSNWLQKVLEKLRHYWKKTHITQIVILTGLVFLLSVIVFFAYTASQANVQSLQEGLSQTTIIHDKDGAEATKVNVNRTEGIDVKQLPEHVSNAVIAIEDRRFAEHNGFDLMGISRAFFKNFLAGKITGGGSTITQQLAKNALLTHEQTIRRKVEELFLAVEIEKHYTKDEILSMYLNQVYFGSGAWGIDHASMKYFNKEITEVTISEAALLAGLLQSPSALNPYKHYERAMNRRNVVLGTMKELNMISNEQYSQAVNEKNVLEDGGENRIKREYPYYVDAVIDEAISRYGLTQEEIMTRGYRIYTEMDQDIQASLENVYQKRANFPTGKGNALVQSGAVLLDPQTGGVRALVGGRGDYVFRGYNRATHIKVQPGSTLKPLVVYTPALEEGYQPTSLLKDEKMGFGDYAPTNVSGIYQGEVPMYKALEQSINLSAVWLLNEIGLDKGISSLEKFGISIEKEDRYLGIALGGMSKGVSPLQLAEAYSTFANNGKREGAHLITRIEGPTGNVMAEHKAKTVKVTSKKVANQMTSMLLGVVEEGTGKAANIPGVQLAGKTGSTQLPYNDIKGTKDQWFVGYTPNLVGAVWLGYDKTDRDHYLASNSTETVVPLFRTIMEQAVPFIEKEEFPVQSIQSTIREEEAEKEKEKEKESLKDQTERLREKVLEEFPKWKERIEKGTGELEDFGKKLKDKLEDMVETQH
- a CDS encoding branched-chain amino acid aminotransferase, encoding MSNEKLTITRATTHKPKPDSEHLEFGKVFTDHMFVMDYTTVRGWHDAQIIPYQPLSIDPSAMIFHYGQTVFEGLKAYYTEEGKILLFRPDKNMQRLNQSNDRLCIPEIDEALALDALKELIKIDYEWVPKAEGTSLYIRPFIIATQPSLGVHPSESYKFIIIMSPVGSYYKEGIKPIKIAVESKYVRAVAGGTGQAKTAGNYASSLKAQEVADAEGYSQVLWLDGVERKYIEEVGSMNIFFKINGEVITPALNGSILPGITRDSILHVLKHWNVPVVERKISMEEVFQAYEDGLLEEVFGTGTAAVISPVGELYWDDKHLNINNGEIGDLSLKLYHTLTSIQLGKEEDPFGWTVEVEQEVTKNK
- a CDS encoding HAD family hydrolase; the encoded protein is MIQAIFFDLDDTLLWDQRSVKEAFTSTCLIASEKYQIDPERLEESVREEARKLYSSYETYPFTQMIGINPFEGLWGNFLDDHDEFRKMKEIVPQYRKDAWTNGLKACGIDDKEYGAFLAEKFPEQRRKKPFVYEDSFQVLDELKGNYKLLLLTNGSPDLQNTKLTITPELVPYFDEIVISGAFGRGKPDASIFEHALSLFNIEKEHVIMVGDNLMTDILGAKRAGIKSVWINRHNQSTNEVVPDYEISSLSELLDLLKQL
- a CDS encoding uroporphyrinogen-III synthase; this encodes MGKGLTGKHVVLGATRKTDEMITLIQKQGGTAIVRSLQGTVIKAGKEIEQGIVNFAQNGADWVILTTGIGLDTLLDQADQLQLKETFIEKLKIAKVASRGYKTANALKRLSINAVISDDDGTTQSLIRQMQDIDLSGKRVIVQLHGEKAPSLIHFLETKGAEISLLLPYQHIAPDQETLETLCKEILNKEVDAICFTTAVQVHGLFEYVNEKEILEDIKKIFNEGKTVATAVGKVTAAALKEEGINRIVVPAHERMGAMIIELARYYEEN
- a CDS encoding peptidylprolyl isomerase, yielding MAKKGYILMQNGDKIEFELYPNEAPGTVANFEKLVNEGFYNGLTFHRVIPGFVSQGGCPHGIGTGGPGYTIKCETEGNPHTHEVGSLSMAHAGRDTGGSQFFIVHEPQPHLNGVHTVFGKVTSGMDTVLAMKNGDVMEKVEVMDA
- a CDS encoding N-acetyltransferase is translated as MVKIRRAKISDIDSLYELINIYSKKGIVLPRTKKSLSQNIFSIFVAIVDNEVVGTASLAILDTDLAEVRSLVVDESKMKLGIGKMLVEKIKEETDRIGIEKLISLTYQVDFFKKCGFEVTVKDKMPQKVWQDCINCPKLHNCDEIAMIYYVKNKVCI
- a CDS encoding manganese-dependent inorganic pyrophosphatase, which produces MKKVLVFGHKNPDTDTICSAIAYANLKSELGVNAEPIRLGEINSETKYALEYFQVNVPRLVEKVSEEASQVILVDHNERQQSADDIDDVRILEVIDHHRIANFQTSDPLYYRAEPVGCTATILNKLYKENGVKVRKEIAGLMLSAIISDSLLFKSPTCTEQDVAAARELAEIAGVDAESYGLEMLKAGADLSDKTIEQLITLDAKGFDMGEYKVKIAQVNAVDTNDVLSRQKEIEEAIQAVIAKENLDLFLFVVTDILTNDSISLALGKMTNAVESAFNIELDNHTATLKGVVSRKKQIVPVLTDTLKAL